The following are encoded together in the Phocoena sinus isolate mPhoSin1 chromosome 11, mPhoSin1.pri, whole genome shotgun sequence genome:
- the EHMT2 gene encoding histone-lysine N-methyltransferase EHMT2 isoform X2: MRGLPRGRGLMRARGRGRAAPPGSRGRGRGGTHRGRGRPRSLLSLPRAQASWAPQLPTGLTSSPIPCVPSQGEAPAEMGALVLEKDPRGATERVHGSLGDTPRSEEILPKANPDSLETAGPSSPASVTVTVGDEGADTPVGATPLIGDEPENLEGDGDLHGGRILMGHATKSFPSSPSKGGACPSRAKMSMTGAGKSPPSVQSLAMRLLSMPGAQGATAPGPEPPPATASPEGQPKVHRARKTMSKPGNGQPPVPEKRPPEVQHFRMSDDVHSLGKVTSDVAKRRKLNSGGGLSEELGSARGSREVTLEKGDPGSLEEWETVVGDDFSLYYDSYSVDERVDSDSKSEVEALAEQLSEEEEEEEEEEEEEEEEEEEEEEEEEDEESGNQSDRSGSSGRRKAKKKWRKDSPWVKPSRKRRKREPPRAKEPRGVSNDTSSLETERGFEELPLCSCRMEAPKIDRISERAGHKCMATESVDGELSGCNAAILKRETMRPSSRVALMVLCETHRARMVKHHCCPGCGYFCTAGTFLECHPDFRVAHRFHKACVSQLNGMVFCPHCGEDASEAQEVTIPRGDGVTPPAGTAAPAPPPLAQDAPGRADTSQPSARMRGQGEPRRPPCDPLADTIDSSGPSLTLPNGGCLSAVGLPPGPGREALEKALVIQESERRKKLRFHPRQLYLSVKQGELQKVILMLLDNLDPNFQSDQQSKRTPLHAAAQKGSVEICHVLLQAGANINAVDKQQRTPLMEAVVNNHLEVARYMVQRGGCVYSKEEDGSTCLHHAAKIGNLEMVSLLLGTGQVDVNAQDSGGWTPIIWAAEHKHIEVIRMLLTRGADVTLTDNEENICLHWASFTGSAAIAEVLLNARCDLHAVNYHGDTPLHIAARESYHDCVLLFLSRGANPELRNKEGDTAWDLTPERSDVWFALQLNRKLRLGVGNRAIRTEKIICRDVARGYENVPIPCVNGVDGEPCPEDYKYISENCETSTMNIDRNITHLQHCTCMDDCSSSNCLCGQLSIRCWYDKDGRLLQEFNKIEPPLIFECNQACSCWRNCKNRVVQSGIKVRLQLYRTAKMGWGVRALQTIPQGTFICEYVGELISDAEADVREDDSYLFDLDNKDGEVYCIDARYYGNISRFINHLCDPNIIPVRVFMLHQDLRFPRIAFFSSRDIRAGEELGFDYGDRFWDIKSKYFTCQCGSEKCKHSAEAIALEQSRLARLDPHPELLPELGSLPPVNP; this comes from the exons ATGCGGGGTCTACCGAGAGGGAGGGGGCTGATGCGGGCCCGGGGGAGGGGTCGTGCGGCCCCTCCGGGCAGCCGTGGCCGCGGAAGGGGGGGGACCCATAGAGGAAGAGGTAGGCCCCGGAGCCTCCTGTCTCTTCCCAGGGCCCAGGCGTCCTGGGCCCCTCAACTTCCTACGGGACTGACCAGCTCTCCTATCCCTTGTGTCCCCTCCCAGGGGGAGGCCCCCGCTGAGATGGGGGCGCTGGTGCTGGAGAAGGATCCCAGAGGAGCCACCGAGAGAG TTCATGGCTCTTTGGGGGACACCCCTCGTAGTGAGGAGATCCTGCCCAAGGCCAACCCCGACTCCCTGGAGACTGCTGGTCCCTCATCCCCAGCCTCTGTCACGGTCACCGTCGGCGATGAGGGGGCTGACACACCTGTAGGGGCCACACCGCTCATTGGGGATGAACCTGAGAATCTCGAGGGAGATGGGGACCTCCATGGGGGCCGCATCCTGATGG GCCACGCCACGAAGTCATTCCCATCTTCCCCCAGTAAGGGGGGTGCTTGTCCCAGCCGAGCCAAGATGTCAATGACAGGGGCCGGAAAATCACCCCCATCAGTCCAGAGTTTGGCTATGAGGCTGCTGAGTATGCCAGGGGCCCAGGGGGCAACAGCACCAGGGCCTGAACCCCCTCCGGCCACAGCCAGCCCGGAGGGGCAGCCCAAGGTCCATCGAGCCAGGAAAACCATGTCCAAACCAGGAAATGGACAG cccccagtcccTGAGAAGCGGCCCCCTGAAGTGCAGCATTTCCGCATGAGTGATGACGTGCACTCGCTGGGGAAGGTGACCTCAG atGTGGCCAAAAGGAGGAAGCTGAACTCAGGAGGTGGCCTG TCAGAGGAGTTGGGTTCTGCACGGGGTTCGAGAGAAGTGACCCTGGAGAAGGGGGACCCCGGGTCCCTGGAGGAGTGGGAAACGGTGGTGGGGGATGACTTCAGCCTCTACTACGATTCCTACTCTGTGGATGAGCGGGTGGACTCTGACAGCAAG TCTGAGGTCGAAGCTCTGGCTGAACAACtgagtgaggaagaggaagaggaggaggaggaagaggaggaggaggaagaggaggaggaggaagaggaagaggaggaggaagatgaagaGTCAGGCAATCAGTCTGACAGG AGTGGTTCCAGCGGCCGGCGCAAAGCCAAAAAGAAATGGCGGAAGGACAGCCCGTGGGTGAAGCCATCACGGAAACGGCGGAAGCGGGAGCCTCCGAGGGCCAAGGAGCCACGAG GGGTGTCCAATGACACATCTTCGCTGGAGACAGAGCGTGGGTTTGAGGAGTTGCCCCTCTGCAGCTGCCGCATGGAGGCACCCAAGATAGATCGCATCAGCGAGAGAGCGGGGCACAAGTGCATGGCCACGGAGAGCGTGGATGGAGAG CTGTCGGGCTGCAACGCTGCAATCCTGAAGCGGGAGACCATGAGACCCTCCAGCCGCGTGGCACTGATGGTGCTCTGTGAGACCCACCGTGCCCGCATGGTCAAACACCACTGCTGCCCAGGCTGTGGCTACTTCTGCACGGCG GGCACCTTTCTGGAGTGTCACCCCGACTTCCGAGTGGCCCACCGCTTCCACAAGGCCTGTGTGTCCCAGCTGAACGGGATGGTCTTCTGTCCCCACTGTGGGGAGGATGCATCTGAGGCCCAGGAGGTGACCATCCCCCGGGGGGATGGGGTGACCCCACCGGCTGgcactgcagcccctgcccccccgcccctGGCCCAGGATGCCCCTGGGAGAGCGGACACTTCCCAGCCCAG CGCCCGGATGCGAGGACAGGGGGAGCCCCGGCGTCCACCCTGCGACCCCCTGGCTGACACCATCGACAGCTCGGGGCCCTCCCTAACCCTGCCCAATGGGGGCTGCCTCTCAGCTGTGGGGCTGCCACCTGGCCCAGGCCGGGAGGCCCTGGAAAAGGCCCTGGTCATCCAGGAGTCAGAGAG GCGGAAGAAACTCCGTTTCCACCCCCGGCAGCTATACCTGTCCGTGAAGCAGGGGGAGCTGCAGAAGGTGATCCTGATGCTGT TGGACAACCTGGACCCCAACTTCCAGAGCGACCAGCAGAGCAAGCGCACGCCCCTGCACGCGGCTGCCCAGAAGGGCTCTGTGGAGATCTGCCACGTACTGCTGCAG GCTGGGGCGAACATCAACGCTGTGGACAAGCAGCAGCGGACGCCGCTGATGGAGGCCGTGGTGAACAACCACCTGGAGGTGGCTCGCTACATGGTGCAGCGCGGGGGCTGCGTCTACAGCAAG GAGGAAGACGGCTCCACCTGCCTCCACCATGCAGCCAAAATTGGGAATCTGGAGATGGTCAGCCTGCTGCTCGGCACGGGACAGGTGGACGTCAATGCCCAG gaCAGTGGGGGGTGGACGCCCATCATCTGGGCCGCAGAGCACAAGCACATCGAGGTGATCCGCATGCTGCTGACACGGGGCGCCGACGTCACCCTCACAGACAAT GAGGAGAACATCTGCCTGCACTGGGCCTCGTTCACCGGCAGCGCCGCCATCGCAGAGGTTCTCCTGAATGCCCGCTGCGACCTCCACGCTGTCAACTACCACGGGGACACGCCCCTACACATCGCAGCCCGGGAGAGCTACCACGACTGCGTGCT GTTGTTCCTGTCACGCGGGGCAAACCCTGAGCTGCGGAACAAGGAGGGGGACACGGCGTGGGACCTGACCCCTGAGCGCTCTGACGTGTGGTTTGCACTCCAGCTCAACCGCAAGCTGCGGCTCGGGGTGGGAAATCGGGCCATCCGCACTGAGAAGATCATCTGCCG GGACGTGGCTCGGGGCTATGAGAACGTGCCCATTCCCTGTGTCAACGGTGTGGACGGGGAGCCCTGCCCCGAGGATTACAAGTACATCTCGGAGAACTGCGAGACGTCCACTATGAACATCGACCGCAACATCACCCACCTACAG CACTGCACATGCATGGATGACTGCTCCAGCTCCAACTGCCTGTGTGGCCAGCTCAGCATTCGCTGCTGGTATGACAAG GACGGGCGGCTGCTCCAGGAATTTAACAAGATCGAGCCCCCGCTGATTTTTGAGTGTAACCAGGCGTGCTCCTGCTGGAGAAACTGCAAGAACCGGGTAGTGCAGAGTGGCATCAA ggtGCGACTGCAGCTCTACCGAACTGCCAAGATGGGCTGGGGGGTCCGAGCCCTGCAGACCATTCCCCAGGGGACTTTCATTTGCGA GTATGTCGGCGAGCTGATCTCTGATGCTGAGGCTGATGTGAGAGAGGATGACTCTTATCTCTTCGACTTAGACAACAAG GATGGAGAGGTGTACTGCATCGACGCCCGTTACTACGGCAACATCAGCCGCTTCATCAACCACTTGTGTGACCCCAACATCATCCCCGTCCGGGTCTTCATGCTGCACCAAGACCTGCGATTTCCACGCATTGCCTTCTTCAGCTCCCGAGACATCCGGGCCGGGGAGGAACTGGG GTTTGACTATGGTGACCGCTTCTGGGACATCAAAAGCAAATATTTCACCTGCCAGTGTGGCTCTGAGAAGTGCAAGCACTCGGCGGAGGCCATTGCCCTGGAGCAGAGCCGCCTGGCCCGCCTGGATCCCCACCCCGAGCTGCTGCCTGAGCTCGGCTCCCTGCCTCCCGTCAACCCCTGA